Proteins from a genomic interval of Ramlibacter algicola:
- the mutL gene encoding DNA mismatch repair endonuclease MutL, giving the protein MDGVNAVLHPGHRRPIRDLPDELVSQIAAGEVVERPASVVRELVDNALDAGASQVTVRLLAGGVRLVSVEDDGGGIPRDELPIALRRHATSKIASLEDLEAVGTMGFRGEALAAIASVSELALLSRCAGQPNAFRLDARTGELQPAARAGGTTVEVKELFFSTPARRKFLKTDATELAHCIEAVRRHALARPEVGFAIWHEGKLVEQWRPASRDQRLADVLGDDFVEGSVAVEYAAGPIRITGRAGVPDAARSRPDHQFAYVNGRYVRDKVLTHAARSAYEDVLHGQRQPVYALYVEIDPARVDVNVHPTKIEVRFRDSREVHQAVRRAVEAALAAPRSAQQADMPAQPPLLVPSPSMPTAMPAWSQPRMDFDAPAFGLRVSDVGALWQPSASPVAAPAPAAALPEGDWPLGRAIAQLQGVYVLAENLQGLVVVDMHAAHERIVYERLKTQLAGAPDQRLASQPLLIPATFAATPQEVATAEASADTLQMLGLEITPFSAKTLAVRAVPTTLAQGDAVELARSVLAELAQHDASTVVQRARDEILATMACHGAVRANRQLTLDEMNALLRQMEVTERSDQCNHGRPTWRQVTLKELDALFLRGR; this is encoded by the coding sequence ATGGATGGGGTGAATGCCGTGCTCCATCCGGGCCACCGACGCCCCATCCGCGACCTGCCGGACGAACTCGTCAGCCAGATCGCCGCGGGCGAAGTGGTGGAGCGGCCCGCGTCCGTGGTCCGCGAACTGGTCGACAACGCGCTCGACGCAGGCGCGTCGCAGGTCACGGTGCGCCTGCTCGCCGGCGGCGTGCGCCTGGTGTCCGTCGAGGACGACGGCGGCGGCATCCCGCGCGACGAACTGCCGATCGCCCTGCGCCGCCACGCCACCAGCAAGATCGCCAGCCTCGAGGACCTCGAAGCCGTCGGCACCATGGGGTTCCGCGGCGAGGCGCTCGCGGCCATCGCGTCGGTCTCCGAACTGGCCCTCCTCTCGCGCTGCGCGGGCCAGCCCAACGCCTTCCGCCTCGATGCGCGCACGGGCGAACTGCAGCCGGCCGCCCGCGCCGGCGGCACGACCGTCGAGGTCAAGGAACTGTTCTTCAGCACGCCGGCGCGCCGCAAGTTCCTGAAGACCGACGCCACCGAACTGGCCCATTGCATCGAAGCCGTGCGGCGCCACGCGCTCGCGCGACCCGAGGTCGGCTTCGCGATCTGGCACGAAGGCAAGCTGGTCGAGCAGTGGCGGCCCGCCTCGCGCGACCAGCGCCTGGCCGACGTGCTGGGCGACGACTTCGTCGAGGGCAGCGTGGCCGTGGAGTACGCGGCCGGGCCGATCCGCATCACCGGTCGCGCCGGCGTGCCCGATGCGGCGCGCTCGCGGCCCGACCACCAGTTCGCCTATGTCAACGGCCGCTACGTGCGCGACAAGGTGCTCACGCACGCCGCGCGCAGCGCGTACGAGGACGTGCTACACGGCCAGCGGCAGCCGGTGTACGCGCTGTACGTCGAGATCGACCCGGCGCGGGTCGACGTCAACGTGCACCCGACCAAGATCGAGGTGCGCTTCCGCGACAGCCGCGAGGTGCACCAGGCCGTGCGCCGCGCGGTGGAAGCGGCCCTGGCCGCGCCACGCTCGGCGCAGCAGGCCGACATGCCCGCGCAGCCGCCGCTGCTCGTGCCCTCCCCGTCCATGCCGACAGCCATGCCCGCGTGGTCGCAGCCGAGGATGGACTTCGACGCCCCGGCGTTCGGGCTGCGCGTCAGCGATGTCGGTGCGCTGTGGCAACCGTCGGCGTCGCCGGTGGCTGCACCCGCGCCTGCCGCTGCACTGCCCGAGGGTGACTGGCCGCTGGGCCGCGCCATCGCGCAACTGCAGGGCGTCTACGTGCTGGCCGAGAACCTCCAGGGCCTCGTCGTCGTCGACATGCATGCCGCGCACGAGCGCATCGTGTACGAGCGCCTGAAGACGCAGCTGGCCGGCGCGCCCGACCAGCGGCTGGCCAGCCAGCCGCTGCTGATCCCGGCCACCTTCGCCGCCACGCCGCAGGAAGTCGCCACCGCCGAAGCCAGCGCAGACACGCTGCAGATGCTGGGGCTGGAGATCACGCCCTTCTCCGCCAAGACGCTGGCCGTGCGGGCCGTGCCGACGACCCTCGCGCAGGGCGACGCGGTGGAGCTCGCGCGCAGCGTGCTGGCCGAACTCGCCCAGCACGACGCCAGCACCGTCGTGCAGCGCGCGCGCGACGAGATCCTGGCCACCATGGCCTGCCACGGCGCCGTGCGCGCCAACCGCCAGCTCACGCTCGACGAGATGA
- a CDS encoding VTT domain-containing protein, giving the protein MELIAVLIDFILHVDKHLQTFVASYGTWVYALLFLIIFVETGVVVMPFLPGDSLLFVVGAMCGVGLMDYGTSVALLWLAATAGNQSNYAIGRYFGPRVFQWENSRYFNRKAFDQAHAFYEKYGGFTIVAARFMPFLRTFAPFVAGVAHMTRSKFTFFDVAGGGLWVVGIVTAGYFFGNIPWVQQHLDKIIWAMILIPGLVVIYGAVKGRLKARAA; this is encoded by the coding sequence GTGGAACTCATCGCCGTCCTCATCGATTTCATCCTGCACGTCGACAAGCACCTGCAGACGTTCGTCGCCAGCTACGGCACCTGGGTATATGCCCTGCTGTTCCTGATCATCTTCGTCGAGACCGGCGTCGTCGTGATGCCGTTCCTGCCGGGCGATTCGCTGCTGTTCGTGGTCGGTGCCATGTGCGGCGTCGGGCTGATGGACTACGGCACCTCGGTCGCGCTGCTGTGGCTGGCCGCGACGGCGGGCAACCAGAGCAACTACGCGATCGGGCGCTACTTCGGCCCGCGCGTGTTCCAGTGGGAGAACAGCCGCTACTTCAACCGCAAGGCCTTCGACCAGGCCCATGCGTTCTACGAGAAGTACGGCGGCTTCACCATCGTCGCCGCGCGCTTCATGCCGTTCCTGCGCACGTTCGCGCCGTTCGTGGCGGGCGTGGCGCACATGACGCGCAGCAAGTTCACCTTCTTCGACGTCGCCGGCGGCGGCCTGTGGGTGGTGGGCATCGTCACGGCCGGCTACTTCTTCGGCAACATCCCCTGGGTGCAGCAGCACCTGGACAAGATCATCTGGGCCATGATCCTGATCCCCGGCCTGGTGGTGATCTACGGTGCGGTGAAGGGCCGCCTGAAGGCGCGCGCCGCTTAG
- a CDS encoding PAS and helix-turn-helix domain-containing protein, protein MDVDYRLAFELAPVGLCVSRNRFIVDCNQQLCEMFGYSREVLVGQSFMTLYPSPDEFERLGARMVPILNAKGHYGDDRIMKRASGEVFWCHVTGRALNREAPHEAGIWSFEDLSAQRPVKAELTAREREVAARLLDGMTSKEIGRELTISHRTVEIYRARLMRKYKANTTADLVHKLTAGH, encoded by the coding sequence ATGGACGTTGATTACCGCCTGGCTTTCGAGCTGGCTCCCGTCGGGCTGTGCGTCTCGCGCAACCGCTTCATCGTCGACTGCAACCAGCAGCTGTGCGAGATGTTCGGCTATTCGCGCGAAGTGCTGGTCGGCCAGTCGTTCATGACGCTGTACCCCAGCCCCGACGAGTTCGAGCGCCTCGGCGCGCGCATGGTGCCGATCCTCAATGCCAAGGGCCACTACGGCGACGACCGCATCATGAAGCGCGCCAGCGGCGAGGTGTTCTGGTGCCACGTCACCGGCCGCGCGCTGAACCGCGAAGCGCCGCACGAGGCGGGCATCTGGTCGTTCGAGGACCTGAGCGCGCAGCGCCCCGTGAAGGCCGAACTCACGGCGCGCGAACGCGAGGTCGCCGCGCGGTTGCTCGATGGCATGACGTCCAAGGAAATCGGCCGCGAACTGACCATCAGCCACCGCACCGTGGAGATCTACCGCGCCCGGCTGATGCGCAAGTACAAGGCGAACACCACGGCCGACCTGGTCCACAAATTGACCGCGGGGCACTGA